The genomic interval AAATTCACTATCTCCCCAATCGCCACCATAACTTAGAAATTCTTCACCTGTGTTTTTATCTTTCATTCTTATAGCTTGATCAGCCCAATCCCATATAAATCCACCTTGCATTATATCGTATTTATCAAAGACATCCCAATATTTTTGTAAATTACCTATACTATTTCCCATTCCATGAGCATATTCACATTGTATATATGGCTTTTTATTATCAGGATCATTTGCATAGGCTTCCATTTCTTCTATAGTTCTATACATTCTACTATATACGTCTCCTACAGTCCTCTCCGCTTCATAATGAACTAATCTAGTAGGATCATTTTCCTTTATCCACTTTGCAGCTATTTCAAAATTTTCCCCTCCACTTGACTCATTTCCTAATGACCACATTATTATACTTGTTTCATTTTTTGATCTCTCTAACATCGATCTCTGTCTATCTATAACCGCCTCGGTCCATTCTGGTCTACTCTGAGGAATATCATCTAATCTTCCATGAGTTTCCAAATTAGCTTCATCCATAACATATAGTCCATACTCATTACATAAATCGTACCATCTTGGATCATTAGGATAATGAGATGACCTTACTGCATTTATATTATTTTTTTTCATAAGCTTTATATCTTCTATCATACTTTCTTCCGTAAGTGTTCTACCAGTATCAGGTAAAAATTCATGCCTATTCACTCCTTTAAATGATATAGGCTGTCCATTTATACATACTTGATTATTTTTAATTTCTATTTTTCTAAATCCAAACTTGTTACTTATAGTTTCTACCACTTCACCATTTTCATTTTCTAAAGCAATTACATAAGTATATAAATTAGGAGTTTCCGCTGTCCATTTTTTAGGATTTTCAACTCTAGTATTAATAGAAAGTAATACATTTTCTTCATCATTTAATTCAAATTCACTAATATCTTCATTTACTATTTTTTTATTTTCATCATATAAAATACCTTTTATTTTATATTTTCCAGCTTTAATACCATAATTAGAAATATCAATTTCAACATTCAAATTAGAATCTCTATATTTATCATCTAAATCTGTAACTAAAGTATAATCTCTTATATGAGCTTTAGGTGTAGAATATAAGAACACATCTCTAAATATCCCACTAAGCTTTATCATATCTTGTGATTCTAACCAACTTCCATCACTCCATCTGTGAACTTTTACAGATATTTCATTTTCTCCCTCTTTTAAAAACTTTCCTATATTAAAATCGTGTCCAGTAAATGAATCCTCACTATAACCCACATATTCTCCATTTATATATAAGTAATATGCAGATTCAACTCCTTGAAATGATACAAAAACTTCTTTATTATCCCATCCTTCAGGAATAGTAAATTTTTTCTTATAATATCCAATTGGATTATAGTCTGTTGGTACATCAGGCGGTTCTGGTATATTATCTTGATATTCCCAAGGATAAGCTGTATCATTATACCTTGGCTGATCATATCCATGCAATTGCCAACTAGATGGAACAGGTATAGTATTCCATGAACTAGAATCAAAATCGGTTTTATAAAAATCTTTTATATCTTTATCATAAGTTTCTACTAAATTAAATTTCCATTCTCCATTTAAAGACATATAATTCTCTGAATTAGAATAATCAGAGTAGTTAGGATTATTTAATGCTTCTTCAATACTATTAAAAGGCATTAAAGTAGCATGTGCTTTTTCCCGATTGTCTTCAAATTTTTCAGGATTATTTGCCCAAAAAACACCATCTTCAATTTTTACTTTTTTTACATTTGCTAAAACTTCGTTAATGCTAAAATTATTAATTACAATATTTGAAAATAAAGCAATACTTAATATATTAGCAATAGTCTTTTTGCTAAACATAAAATTCCCCCCTTAGCTTAACTCCTTCATTATTTTACCATTTATTGGTAATAATGTAAACAATATCAAAAGTGAGTTTAATGTTTTTATATTTAATGATTTATTCATCTTATATACATTTATTTAATATTTATGGTATACTTTTTTTTGTTATATGTTAATGAAAAACATAAATTCTAACTTTTACGAAATTTAGGAGCATTTATGAAAAATAGAAAAAAGAAATATTTTTTAATTTTATTAATTTTTTTAATAGTTATTAATTTATTTATATTTTCTTTTTATAAATTTAAAGTAAATAAAAAAAATGAAAAATATATAAAAAAAACTAATGTAATTTTATATGAATCTAAATTAGAGATGAAAAAAAGAAATTTTAAAGATTCTGAAAATAAACTTTATTCAATTATAGATAATAAAGATATGTTTTATAGTTTACCTGATAATTTAAAGTTCGAAATTTATAATTATTTAGCTATAATAAATCTTCAACAAGAAAAATTTTTAAATGCTTTATCTTATTATGAAGAAGCCTTTAAATATGCTGATAAAGAGTCAAAGATAATTATTAAACTAAACATGACATCTGCTTATAGATATATGGGGGCCTATGTTACTGCTACTAATATTTTAGATAAAATGCTAGATTCATCATTATTATTTAGGAATGAAGATTCTTACCTTAAAGAATATACTTTATTAAACTTAGCTGAAACTTATTTTGCTGTAAATGATATGACTGATTTTAACTCTACAATAGCAAAGGCATCTAACTCTTATTATTATGGCCCTGAAAATGATTTAGAAGACTTAAAAATCCTTTTAGATTCCTATTTAATAATAAAAGCAATATCAGAAAATAATCTTGATTTAGTACCAAACTATATTTCTGAAATAGAAGAATTAGAGATTAAAAATAAAGATGTTATATATTCTGAATTAGAAATGATTAAAACTCGTTCTTATGGTATGTACTATAAAAGTATTGGAGATTTTGATCTAGCATTAGACTACTTTTCAAAACTAGAAAAATTAGCTGATAATGAAGGTGCTTCTTATGTTTCACTTTTTTCTATCAGCGAAAGAATATCAATTTATAGAAAACTAAATGATAATAAGCAGGTAGATTCTTTAATAAATAAATATTATGAAAAACAAACTTCAATAAATGATATAAATAACTATGAATTTAAATATTATATAGATAATAAAATTATAAACAATCACGAATTACCATTTTTAAAAGAGACCATTATTATTTTGATAATTCTATTTTTAACCTCTATTCTATTAGTGCTTTTTTACTTAAAAAAAGCTAGGGATTCAAAATTAGATTCTTTAAAAGATGGGCTTTGCAATATTTATAACAGGCGTTTTTTAGACTCTTACATAAATAATTTAAAAGAAAAAGATTTGCCTATTTCTTTTCTAATGATAGATGTAGATTATTTTAAACTTTATAATGATAATTATGGTCATCAAGCTGGTGATTTTATACTAAAAAGTATAGCCTCTGTACTTGAAAAAAACTCTCGTAAAGAAGATATAGTTGCACGTTATGGAGGGGAAGAATTTTGTGTTTTACTAAAAGGTGCTTCTAAGTATTCTTCTATTAACTACGCTAAAAGAATCAAAGAAAATTTAGATAATTTAAATATAAAACATAAATATTCAAAGACTTCAGACCATGTAACCTTTAGTATTGGAATATATACTACATATACTAAAAATGATCTGAAAAATGCAATTAAATTTTCTGATAAAGCACTATATATATCTAAAACAAGAGGAAGAAATACCTATACTTATCTAGAAGATAACTCTTCTGATTCTTCTAATTAACTTTAATATAAGGAAAGGTAACTTACTATAAGTTACCTTTTCTTATATGATTAAGGATTACTATTAATTTTTTTGGAGAGAACTCTTAGTCTACTTAAAAGTTTTTGGAGTGAATTCATCTCCCTTTGCTTTTGGTTCTCCAAAAACAGCTTTTACACTTTCACTTTGAGGATTATGATTTATGTGTTTTTTGTTGTTATTTTTTTTACTCATTAATATCACCTCAAAAATAGTTTGTGTACTTCCCTTCTCTTTATTCCTAGCATATATTAACTATTTATGAAATTATATTTTCTAATAAGATAGTTTACTCTAAAAAATACCTATGTATCTTTTAAATTTTTCTTCACCTTAAAAACAGTAATACCTAATAGAAAAGAATTTATTATACTAAGCCACCCCAAATATGAACCTTCTATAAGAAAAACTATAGTTACTATAAAAAAATATACTACTCCTAAAATCCATAAATATCTTTGATTTTTTAATGACATTAAATCACCTAAAAATTACATATATATAAATTATATGATTACAAATCTTAAATTGTCAGTTTATTATAATTAAATCTCAAATTTCTATTTATTTAAAATAATTTTTATATATTATTTAATATCTATTACATTAACCCCTACTTTAATAGTAAATAATATAAATTAAACTCAAAATTATACACTTTAATTAATTTTATAAATTTTGGTAAATTTATTACTTTTATATGAAAACCATTTAAAATTTACTTATTTTATAAAAATATATTCTTTTACAGATATTTTCTCCTTCTTTTTATTAACAAACCATTAATTTATTAACATACTTTACTTTAATTTAATGTGTATTATTTGTATACTTAAGAAAAATAAGGCTTTAAAAGTATATATGAGAGGTGATTTTATATGGAATCAAAAGAAAAAAGTAAATTAACCCTAACAGCCTTAATCCTTATGATCTTTACATCTGTTTATGGCTTTACTAATATGCCAAGAACCTTTTATTTAATGGGTTATAGCGGAATCATATGGTATATAATGTCAGCTATTTTATTTTTTATTCCTTATGCTTTTATGATGGCTGAATATGGTGCTGCCTTTAGAAAAGAAAAGGGAGGAATATATTCTTGGATGGCTAAATCAGTAAACCCTAAGTTTGCTTTTATAGTAACCTTTATGTGGTTTTCTTCAAATCTAATATGGATGGTATCTGTATCATCATCTATATGGATTCCTTTATCTAATGTATTTTTTGGTAAAGACACAACTTCCACTTGGAATATATTTGGTTTAACAGGCCCTCGTGCAATGGCTGTGCTAGCTATAATATTACTAATAACAATAACATTTATTTCTTCTAAAGGATTAAATAAAATTTCAAAAATTACATCCATAGGAGGAACAGTTGTTGCCTTAGCTAATGTAGTTTTAATTCTTGGTGGTTTTTTCGTACTAGCAAGCAATGGTTTTGAATCAGCTCAAGGTTTTAATATTGAACAGTTCATACATTCTCCAAACCCTGCATATCAATCCCCTTTAGGCGTACTTGGCTTCGTTGTATTTGCAATATTTGCTTATGGTGGAATAGAAGTAGTTGGTGGATTAGTTGACCAAACTGAAAATCCTAAAAAGAATTTCCCTAAAGGAATAAAAATTTCTGCCTTTGTAATTGTTATTGGTTATGCAATAGGAATTTTATGTATTGGTTTCTTTGTTAATTGGAATAGAGACTTAACTGGTCCTGATGTAAATATGGCAAATATAGCATATATTGTAGTAAATTATCTTGGTTATTACATAGGAGAAGCAATTGGCTTAAGTGCTAATGCTTGTACAATGTTAGGTAACTTCTTTGCTAGATTTATAGGACTTTCAATGTTTTTAGCACTTATAGGTGCATTCTTCGCTTTAAGCTACTCTCCTTTAAAACAATTAATAGAAGGTACTCCTAAGGATATTTGGCCTGAAAAATGGACAAGATTAAACAAAGAAAATATGCCAGCTACAGCTATGTGGATTCAATGTATAACAGTAATTATATTTGTTTTATGTTGCTCAATGGGTGGCGAAGATTCATCTAAATTCTTTAACTATTTAATACTTATGGGGAATGTAGCCATGACATTACCTTATATGTTTTTATCCTTTGCTTTTTCATTCTTCAAGAAGAAAAAAGAAATTGTAAAACCTTTTGAAGTATATAAAAATTATAAGAGCGCTTTAGTTTGGTCTATCATAGTAACATTAACAGTTGGTTTTGCTAATATATTTACAATAATACAACCTCTTACTTCAGAAAATAAAGATTATGTTGCTGTAATCTTCCAAATTTCTGGTCCTATTATATTTGGATTCTTAGCATGGTTAATATATAGAAGATATGAAAACAATGTACTAAAAAAACAAATTTCAAATATTGATAATAAAATTGATACAGAACTTGAAAAAATAGAAAAAGCTGAAGAAGAAGTTACAAGTGAAACAATAGGAGTAATAGATATAGAAGTTCATGATGATGATTCTAAATAAGCTAGAAGGACTATACTTTATAGTTAACTATAATAATAAAAATCTCTAAAAAAGTAATTGGTCATAAATTTCTATGACCAATTATTTTTTTAATAAATTTATTTTAATTCTTAAAAGTGTCAACAATACATTTTTCTTCTCTAAAAAAAATCATAGCAATAGTTATAAATATAAAGCATCCTATAGCAATTTGAAATGGATAAAACATTACTTGTTTACTAGTTAATAGCATTGGCAAAACAGCAATTGCTGCAACTGGTGGAAAGTACATATTAAATATTTCAAGACATATAAATAAACTAATTAATAGGAAAATAGTACAAAGCCATAAAGGCAGTCCTAAATATTCGTTAAATCCAATTCTAAATATAAATCCTAAAATAGCTACAACAATAAACAAGAATAATAAACTTTTTGAACGCTGCCTAAATTTACAATGCTCATTTGTAAGTTCTATAAAAGCAACTATTAAAGGTGGTGCTATTAATAAAGTAATATTAAATTTAACAGAAAAATATGTTAAAATACCCACAGTAATAAATATCTTAAATAATCTAATAAATTCTTTTTTTCTAAGTGAAGTATTTCTTTCAAGTTTAGCAATTTCTTCTTTAAATTCTTCTCTTACCTCTTCACTTACTCCATAATCTTCTATAAAATACTTAATTGAAACTATAAGTATAGTAAGTATAAATACTGATATTGGATAAACCCAAGTCTCAGTTCTAAGTACAATAGGTAAAATACAAGCTGAAATAATTGGCACAAGAGTTGTTTTTGATAGCTTTAATATAAGCCCAGTAAAAACTAATCCTATTAAAACTTCCATAGTTAACCCTAAGTTAACATATCTTACAATAAATACCCCTACTATAGAACATAGTGTCATAAGACCTACTAATCCTACTTTGCTAACCTTCCAAGGTTGCTTTTCTAAAACCCAAGATCCCACAACTAAAGCGGCCACCTCTGGAAATATTATCTCTCTTTCCCCTGTAATTTCTGCAATACTTACCATAGCTAAAATAAGTACAAGTGATATAAAATATCTTTTATATTTCATATTATGACATCCTTTGTTTAAAAATTTCAGATTAATTTTATCATACCAAAAGTATTTTGTTAAAAATAAAACAACTATCTCTATACTATTTTTAAACATTTTCATTTTTTAATCTATCAATAAATATGCTATATAAAAATTATTATAATACTTAAAATTAGTTTTATTAACAAACTTCCAATAATTAATCTCCTATATATTAAATAACTAATTTAATATATAGGAGATCTCTCTTAACTCATTTATCCCAAATCAAATTTTGATATACCACTATTATAAAAAACAGTTCTCTTTAAATTGTTATCAGCAGGTAAATAACAAGGTTCAAAGGCTAATGCTGCCCTATAATATCTTTGTGCTAACAAAACATTTCCTCTTTTTTCTTCAATTACTCCAAGTAAGTTTTCTATTTCTGCTGAACTACTATTAATTATTAAAGCATTTTTTAATAATAATTCAGCCTTATCATATTCTCTAGAGCAAATATACTTTCTTGCTTTCTTTAGAGATTCTTTTATATAGGTACTCTCTTTTAATCCCTCTACCTTTTTCATTATAAACTCAATTTGTTCTATTAAATCATCTATTAAACACTTTGAAATTATAATACTCATATTAAAGTTCACTATCCTTATCTTGAATTCTAAGTAGCCTATATCCAACCCCTATATGGGTTTGTATATAATTTGTATCCATAGCCTTTTTGCTTAATTTTTTTCTTAAAGTTGCCATAAAAACTCGTAATGAAGGAATATCACTTTCACAAGTGCTAGACCAAATTTCTTTTAATATATAATTGTGAGTAAGAACTCTTCCAACATTTTTAGAAAGTAAACATAGTAATTTATATTCAATTGGAGTTAAATGTATCTCTTCTTCATTTAAAAATACACATCCTGAAGTATAATCAATTTTTAAGTCTCCATTTACAAACTCTTGTATTTCCTGTGTATTATTTCTATCATAGTTCATTTTTCTTATAGCAACTCTTATTCTAGCCATTAACTCATCTACACTAAATGGTTTAGTCAAATAATCATCAGCTCCTAAATCTAAAGCTTCAATTTTATCTCTATCTTCACTTCTTGCACTAACTACAATTATTGGACAATTTGACCATTCTCTTACTTTTTTAATTATTTCTATGCCATCCATATCAGGTAGTCCCAAATCTAGTATTATAATATCTGGTCTTTTTGATATTGCTAAAATCATTCCTTGTGAACCATTAAAAGCCGTATGACACTTGTATGAATTTATTTCTAATGTAGCTGTTACAAAATTTCTTATGGCTTTTTCATCTTCAATAACTAAAATTGCTGGTTTCATTATTATTCACCTCAAATCTCTGCAAACTAAAGCCAATTATAGTTCCCCTAGGTTTATTATCTCTAACATATATTTCTCCTTCATGTACATTTATAATTGATTTGCACAATGCTAATCCTAACCCTAATCCTCTTCTACTATCACTAATATTTTTCTTAGATGTAAAAAACATATCAAATATATGTTCCTTATCTTCTTTACTAATTCCTACACCATTATCTGCTATCTCAATTATTACATTATCTCCTTTTGAAAAGGCACTTATTTTTATATTTGATCCTTTTTCTGTATACTTTATTGCATTATCAACAATATTTATTATTACTTGTATTATAAGTCTTACATCAGCATTAACCATTAACAATTCATCTTTCAAATCAATTTCTATATTATAGTCACAGGCATTTCTATTAACATGTTGCAAAGCCTCTAAAATAATTTCTTCTACTAATTGAGCTTCTCTATTTAAATTTATATTTCCATTATCTATTCTTGAAACAGAAAGTAAATTTTCAACTAAGTTTATTAACCAAATTGAATCATCATATATATCTAATGTTAACTTTCTTTTAGTTTCTTCGTCAAAATTATTATTTAAAAGCAAACTTGCACTTCCAGATATACTTGTTAAGGGTGTTCTTAAATCATGAGAAACAGCCCTTAATAAATTTGCTTTAAATTTTTCATTCTCAGCTTGCATTAAAGCCTGCTTCTTTGCTTCTTCTAAAATATAATTATCTATGACAAAAGATACTTGATTTATCATTGCAATTAGTAAGGATTTTTCTCCTTCCTCTAATTCCTCTCCTTCTTCTAAAATTATCCCTATTACTATGCCTATATCCTCTTGTCCTAATACAGGAATATACATAGCTTTAGCTCCAGGCAATGTTTCTGTACCCTTTCCAGCATATTTTCTATTATTGATAACCCAAAGTACTACTCCCTGTTCGTCTAAGTTAATATATTTATCACTTAATTCACTTCCATCTTTGAATTTATAATTATATATATTTTCAATTTGACTATTCTTCGCCTTATAAACTACTACAGGTTTTTTTACTAATCTACTAACTTGCTCTTGAGACTTTAAAATAATTTCTTCTAAATCTGAACATCTTCCAAGCTCACTACTAGATTCTAATAAAATATTTGTTCTATATGCTGTTATTGCTGATTTATTAGCCTGTACTTTAACTTTATTTGTAAGAGTACTAGTTATTAAAGCTGATACAAGCATTATAAAAAACGTAAATATATAGCTTGAATCATAAGCATTAAAAGTAAATTTAGGTTCCGTGAAGAAAAAGTTGAAAAGTAAAACACTAAATAAGGAAGATATAACTCCATATATTCTTCCATAAGTCTCCTTTGCTATAATTAAAACACCTAAAATAAATACTATTATTATATTAGCTTCACTAAAACCTAAATTTTCAAAGAATAAGCTTATAATAATTGTAATAATTAAAATCCCCAAAGTTTTTAAAGAATCTTTAATTGTTATTTTTTCTTTATTTAAGCAAATTTTATTTATATCTTCTACATTTTCTTCTTCATCTGGTATTATATAAACGTCTAGCTCTGGAGCTAATTCTATTAATCTGTCTACAATACCAAATCTTGACCATAGATGTCTTTTCTTCTTTGTTCTCCCTATTATAACTTTTGAAACTGAACTAATCTTAGAAAACTCTGAAACTTGATATGCAACATCATCTCCATAAACTGTTTCTATTTTAGCCCCTAAATCTTTTGCTAATTTAACATGTTCTCTTAACCTTTCAATATTTCCTTCTTTTAATTCTCTTGATGAAGTTGTTTCAACAAATAAAGCAGTAAACTTTCCATGAAAGGCTTCTGCCATTCTTGCTGATGTTCTAATTACTTTACTATTTGAAGGGGAAGAACTTAAACATACCAATATATGCTCATTAGTATGATAAAAATTTTCATTTTTATTTATCATAACCTCTTTATTTACACTATTAGCAGTCTCTCTTAAGGCTAACTCTCTCAAAGCAACTAAGTTTTCTCTTATAAAAAAGTTTTTTAATGCCTTTTTTGCTTGATTTTTAACATATATTTTTCCACTATTTAATCTTTCAATCAAGACAGATGGATCTACATCTATTAATTCAATTTGAAAAGCATTTTTAAATATTCTATCAGGTATTCTCTCTTTAACAACTATATTAGTTATAGATGCCACTACATCATTTAAACTCTCTATGTGTTGAACATTAAGAGTAGTATAAACATCTATGCCAGCATCTAATAATTCCTCTATATCACTATATCTCTTTTCATGTCTAAGTCCCTTAACATTGGTATGAGCTAACTCGTCCACAATGATTAAATCTGGTTTTCTACTTAAAGCTAAATCTAAATTAAATTCCCTTAATACCAATCCTCTATATGCTACTTCTAAATTAGGTAATAATTCTAATCCTTCTAAAAGTGCTAGGGTTTCTGGTCTTGTATGAGGCTCAATATATCCAACTACAACATCTAGTCCCATAGCAATTGCTGAATGTGCCGCTTCTAACATTGCATATGTTTTCCCAACCCCAGCAGCATATCCAAAGAAAATTTTAAGTTTTCCTCTTTTACTATCTTTTTCATTCTTATTTATTTCTTTTAATATTTCCTGTGGATTAGGACGAGTTTCCCTCATTTATAATCCTCCTATTCTCGTAATATACCATCTAAAGCAAGATTAACTTTTAAAACATTAACTGTTTTTTCTCCAAAAATACCTAAAAATCTTCCCGTAGTATATTTATCTATTATTTCATTAACATAATCTACACTTAAATTTCTCTCCTTAGCAATTCTATCTACTTGATATTTTGCTGCTGCAACAGATATATGTGGATCTAATCCACTACCTGATGAAGTTACCAAATCTACAGGAATAGGTTCTTCTTCCTTACCTTTATTGTAACTTCTTATTCTCTCTACCCTCTCTTTTACTAACTTTTCATATTCTTCACTTGCTGGACTTAAATTTGATGGAGATGAATACATTAATGGTTTTCCATTGCTATCCTTAAACATTTCTACATTTATATTCATAATCCTTCCCCACAAATATTTATTATCTGTAAATTGTTGACCTAATAACTCACTTCCATATTTTTTACCATCTACTTCTATAATGCTTCCATTTGCCTCTTCTTTAAATAAAACTTGTGCTAACACAGTCGTTGATACTGGATAAATTATTCCACATAATATTGTAAAAACCAAAACAGCTAAAATAGACTTCCTGATAATTTTCATATTAATCTTCCTCTCTAAACTATTCCTAACATTGTTATTAAAATATCTATACCTTTTATAGCTATAAATGGAGCTATAATACCTCCTAATCCATATACAAATAAGTTTCTTGATAATAACTTATTTGCTGAGACCTCTCTGTATTTAACGCCCTTAAGAGCTAAAGGAATTAAAAATATTATTATAAAGGCATTATATATAACTGCAGATAATATTGCACTTTCTGGACTTTGAAGATTCATTATATTTAACCTTGATAATTCAGGAAATAACCCTATAAAAAGTGGAGGAATTATGGCAAAATATTTTGCTATATCATTAGCTATGCTAAAAGTTGTAAGTGCACCTCTAGTCATAAGAAGTTGTTTCCCTATTTTTACTATCTCTATTAATTTAGTTGGCGATGAATCTAAATCTACCATATTTCCAGCCTCTTTAGCCGCTTGTGTTCCTGTGTTCATTGCTACAGCTACGTCTGCCTGTGCTAGGGCTGGCGCATCATTAGTTCCATCTCCAGTCATGGCTACTAAATGCCCCTTCTTTTGAAAGTCTTTTATCATGTTTAATTTACCTTCTGGAGTTGCTTCCGCTAAAAAGTCATCAACCCCAGCCTCTGCTGCAATTGCTGCTGCAGTAAGTGGATTATCTCCAGTTATCATTATTGTCTTTATTCCCATTTTTCTTAAATCAGAAAATTTTTCTTTAACACCTCTTTTTACTATATCTTTTAAATATATTATTCCTAAAACTTTATAATTTTTAGCTACTACTAAGGGAGTTCCTCCTTTCCTAGCAATTTCTTCAACTTTTTTCTCACATTCATCAGAAAAATCCCCACCATGTTCAGTTATATATTTTTTAATAGATTCTGCTGATCCTTTTCTTATTTCATCTCCATTAAAATCAACACCACTCATTCTTGTTTTAGCAGTAAATTCAATAAACTTAGCATTTGAAGAACTTAAATCTCTTCCTCTAATTCCAAACTGTTCTTTTGCTAAAATAACTATACTTCTTCCTTCTGGAGTTTCATCTGCTAAAGATGATAATTGGGCAGCATCTGCAAGTTCTTCTATATTAGCCCCATCAACAGGTAAAAATTCACTAGCCTGTCTATTTCCTAAGGTAATTGTTCCAGTTTTGTCTAACATTAAAATATCAACATCTCCTGCAGCTTCTATGGCTCTTCCACTCATAGCTAGAACATTAGCTTGGTTTAATCTACTCATTCCTGCTATACCAATGGCAGATAATAAGGCTCCTATTGTTGTAGGTGCAAGACAAACTAATAAAGCTAATAATGATGTCACTGAAGTGCTATTTATAACTCCATTCTGATTAGAAGCAAATTCTGAATAAGCATATAATGAGGCTGTAACAACTAAAAATATTATTGTAAGAGAAACTAATAGTATTTGAAGAGCTATTTCATTTGGAGTTTTCTTTCTAGAGGCTCCTTCTACCATAGCTATCATTTTATCCATAAAACTTTCTCCAGGGTTATTACTTACCTTAACTACTATATAGTCTGATATAACTTGAGTTCCTCCAGTTACGGCACTTCTATCCCCTCCACTTTCTCTTATAACAGGAGCTGATTCTCCTGTTATTGCACTCTCATCTACTGATGCAGCTCCATAGACCACATCACCATCAGCAGGTATTTGTTCACCGGCCTTAACTATTATTAAATCTCCTTTTCTTAGCTCTGTTGAATTAACCTTACTAACCTTTTCCTTTGTCTCTATGGACTCTATTCTGTTAGCCAAAATATCTTTCTTAGCAGAGCGCAAAGCATCAGCTT from Clostridium perfringens carries:
- a CDS encoding sensor histidine kinase; this encodes MRETRPNPQEILKEINKNEKDSKRGKLKIFFGYAAGVGKTYAMLEAAHSAIAMGLDVVVGYIEPHTRPETLALLEGLELLPNLEVAYRGLVLREFNLDLALSRKPDLIIVDELAHTNVKGLRHEKRYSDIEELLDAGIDVYTTLNVQHIESLNDVVASITNIVVKERIPDRIFKNAFQIELIDVDPSVLIERLNSGKIYVKNQAKKALKNFFIRENLVALRELALRETANSVNKEVMINKNENFYHTNEHILVCLSSSPSNSKVIRTSARMAEAFHGKFTALFVETTSSRELKEGNIERLREHVKLAKDLGAKIETVYGDDVAYQVSEFSKISSVSKVIIGRTKKKRHLWSRFGIVDRLIELAPELDVYIIPDEEENVEDINKICLNKEKITIKDSLKTLGILIITIIISLFFENLGFSEANIIIVFILGVLIIAKETYGRIYGVISSLFSVLLFNFFFTEPKFTFNAYDSSYIFTFFIMLVSALITSTLTNKVKVQANKSAITAYRTNILLESSSELGRCSDLEEIILKSQEQVSRLVKKPVVVYKAKNSQIENIYNYKFKDGSELSDKYINLDEQGVVLWVINNRKYAGKGTETLPGAKAMYIPVLGQEDIGIVIGIILEEGEELEEGEKSLLIAMINQVSFVIDNYILEEAKKQALMQAENEKFKANLLRAVSHDLRTPLTSISGSASLLLNNNFDEETKRKLTLDIYDDSIWLINLVENLLSVSRIDNGNINLNREAQLVEEIILEALQHVNRNACDYNIEIDLKDELLMVNADVRLIIQVIINIVDNAIKYTEKGSNIKISAFSKGDNVIIEIADNGVGISKEDKEHIFDMFFTSKKNISDSRRGLGLGLALCKSIINVHEGEIYVRDNKPRGTIIGFSLQRFEVNNNETSNFSY
- the kdpC gene encoding potassium-transporting ATPase subunit KdpC yields the protein MKIIRKSILAVLVFTILCGIIYPVSTTVLAQVLFKEEANGSIIEVDGKKYGSELLGQQFTDNKYLWGRIMNINVEMFKDSNGKPLMYSSPSNLSPASEEYEKLVKERVERIRSYNKGKEEEPIPVDLVTSSGSGLDPHISVAAAKYQVDRIAKERNLSVDYVNEIIDKYTTGRFLGIFGEKTVNVLKVNLALDGILRE
- the kdpB gene encoding potassium-transporting ATPase subunit KdpB, with translation MKEKENSLFNSKMIKRAMKDSFIKLNPKIQLQNPVMFIVYIASILTTVLYVFSLFGIKDNSPSFILFISILLWFTVLFANFAEAIAEGRGKAQADALRSAKKDILANRIESIETKEKVSKVNSTELRKGDLIIVKAGEQIPADGDVVYGAASVDESAITGESAPVIRESGGDRSAVTGGTQVISDYIVVKVSNNPGESFMDKMIAMVEGASRKKTPNEIALQILLVSLTIIFLVVTASLYAYSEFASNQNGVINSTSVTSLLALLVCLAPTTIGALLSAIGIAGMSRLNQANVLAMSGRAIEAAGDVDILMLDKTGTITLGNRQASEFLPVDGANIEELADAAQLSSLADETPEGRSIVILAKEQFGIRGRDLSSSNAKFIEFTAKTRMSGVDFNGDEIRKGSAESIKKYITEHGGDFSDECEKKVEEIARKGGTPLVVAKNYKVLGIIYLKDIVKRGVKEKFSDLRKMGIKTIMITGDNPLTAAAIAAEAGVDDFLAEATPEGKLNMIKDFQKKGHLVAMTGDGTNDAPALAQADVAVAMNTGTQAAKEAGNMVDLDSSPTKLIEIVKIGKQLLMTRGALTTFSIANDIAKYFAIIPPLFIGLFPELSRLNIMNLQSPESAILSAVIYNAFIIIFLIPLALKGVKYREVSANKLLSRNLFVYGLGGIIAPFIAIKGIDILITMLGIV